The following proteins come from a genomic window of Micromonospora echinofusca:
- a CDS encoding RNA polymerase sigma factor, whose amino-acid sequence MKASPPEVPLNDEDLVTRARTGDLTAYELLVARHSTAAHRTAVLLGAGPDAEDVIQEAFVKGHRKISRYRGESSFRAWLLAIVANETRNLHRSRSRRDGLALRAAAADPRTDVGEDAAVETVLAGERRAALVRALRLLPVKDREVIVCRFFLDLSEDETVAMLGWPRGTVKSRTSRALAKLRGLLDVAEVRRG is encoded by the coding sequence ATGAAGGCGTCCCCACCGGAGGTACCCCTGAACGACGAAGACCTGGTCACCCGCGCCCGGACGGGCGACCTGACGGCGTACGAGCTCCTGGTCGCCCGGCACAGCACCGCCGCACACCGCACGGCGGTGCTGCTCGGCGCGGGTCCGGACGCGGAGGACGTCATCCAGGAGGCGTTCGTGAAGGGCCATCGCAAGATCTCCCGCTACCGGGGCGAGTCGTCGTTCCGGGCCTGGCTGTTGGCGATCGTGGCCAACGAGACCCGCAACCTGCACCGGTCGCGCAGCCGGCGCGACGGTCTCGCCCTGCGCGCGGCCGCGGCGGACCCGCGTACGGACGTCGGCGAGGACGCCGCCGTCGAGACCGTCCTAGCGGGGGAGCGGCGCGCCGCGTTGGTCCGGGCCCTGCGCCTGCTGCCGGTCAAGGACCGCGAGGTGATCGTGTGCCGGTTCTTCCTCGATCTCAGCGAGGACGAGACCGTGGCGATGCTGGGCTGGCCGCGCGGCACGGTGAAGTCGCGCACCTCCCGGGCGCTGGCGAAGCTTCGCGGCCTGCTCGACGTGGCGGAGGTGCGCCGTGGATGA
- a CDS encoding winged helix-turn-helix domain-containing protein: MRGVAPLVIGIASSPAERRRLARLLGGTEAFLIVSSVAQARTFLGVAGTPPVAPTAPTAPTGPVAGPATPPPADLSVDSDRRVLRWLDREVELTRLEHDFLRCLVGAPGQVWTYERLHLEVWGNVHLGRGSDMHSVVRRVRHKLARLDASASIHAVRGVGFRLAPV, translated from the coding sequence ATGAGGGGGGTCGCTCCGCTGGTCATCGGCATCGCCTCCTCGCCGGCCGAACGCAGGCGGCTCGCGCGTCTGCTCGGCGGGACGGAGGCGTTCCTCATCGTCTCGAGCGTCGCTCAGGCGCGTACGTTCCTCGGCGTCGCCGGGACGCCCCCGGTGGCGCCAACGGCGCCCACCGCGCCGACCGGGCCCGTGGCGGGACCCGCGACACCGCCGCCAGCCGACCTGAGCGTCGACTCCGACCGGCGGGTGCTGCGCTGGCTGGACCGCGAGGTCGAGCTGACCCGGCTGGAGCACGACTTCCTGCGCTGCCTGGTCGGCGCGCCGGGGCAGGTCTGGACCTACGAACGGCTGCACCTGGAGGTCTGGGGCAACGTGCACCTCGGACGGGGCTCCGACATGCACTCGGTGGTCCGCCGGGTGCGGCACAAGCTCGCCCGGCTGGACGCCTCGGCGTCGATCCACGCGGTCCGCGGGGTCGGCTTCCGCCTCGCCCCGGTCTGA
- a CDS encoding glycoside hydrolase family 3 protein codes for MKAQLVTATALVATLATTLAPPPVQASPAAERPPGGEHGWVTSTLRHMSLPQKVGQLFATYVYGGDATEPTAADRAANRAAFGVETPAEVVDQFHLGGICYFSWSHNLDSPRQIATLSNGLQRAAVGDGTKGRVPLLISTDQEQGVVLRMPAPAAQFPGSMALGAGRSPQAAREAAEITGRELRAVGIHQPYAPIADVNVDPGNPVIGVRSFGADPTLVADLTAAQVAGFQDGAGATAVAKHFPGHGDTATDSHTDLPVIDHTRQEWDRIDAPPFRRAIDAGVESIMTAHIVVPALDPSGDPATLSPTILTGVLRGELGFRGVVVTDALNMAAVRRKYGDDRVPVLALKAGADQLLMPPDLRLARDAVLRAVATGELTERRVDESVRRILALKYRQGLARSPLVDVEQAVRTVGAPAHLAAVARVTDPTLTAVRNDAGLLPLRPGRRSVLVTGWNSAAFATVETVAGGFTARDARVTARPATLPSDKVIAETAALAAEHDLTVVLTNKAWDTAVTDPRGTQQRLVAALLGAGRPVVVVAVRDPYDIAYLPGVSTYLATYSYTRAAMDALVRALHGELSPRGRLPVTIATADGSGTVLHPYGHGTSW; via the coding sequence ATGAAGGCCCAACTCGTTACCGCGACCGCCCTGGTGGCCACCCTGGCGACCACCCTCGCCCCGCCGCCCGTCCAGGCCTCCCCCGCGGCCGAGCGCCCGCCCGGCGGCGAGCACGGCTGGGTCACCTCGACCCTGCGGCACATGAGCCTGCCGCAGAAGGTCGGCCAGCTCTTCGCCACCTACGTCTACGGCGGTGACGCCACCGAGCCCACGGCCGCCGACCGCGCCGCCAACCGCGCGGCGTTCGGCGTCGAGACGCCGGCGGAGGTCGTCGACCAGTTCCACCTCGGCGGCATCTGCTACTTCTCGTGGTCGCACAACCTGGACAGCCCGCGCCAGATCGCGACCCTCTCCAACGGACTGCAGCGGGCCGCCGTCGGCGACGGCACGAAGGGCCGCGTGCCCCTGCTCATCTCCACCGACCAGGAGCAGGGCGTGGTGCTGCGGATGCCCGCTCCCGCCGCGCAGTTCCCCGGCTCGATGGCCCTGGGGGCCGGGCGCTCGCCCCAGGCCGCACGCGAGGCCGCGGAGATCACCGGGCGCGAGCTGCGCGCGGTCGGCATCCACCAGCCGTACGCGCCGATCGCCGACGTCAACGTCGACCCCGGCAACCCGGTGATCGGCGTACGGTCCTTCGGCGCCGACCCCACCCTGGTGGCCGACCTGACCGCCGCCCAGGTCGCCGGGTTCCAGGACGGCGCCGGCGCGACGGCGGTGGCGAAGCACTTCCCCGGGCACGGCGACACGGCCACCGACAGCCACACCGACCTGCCCGTCATCGACCACACCCGCCAGGAGTGGGACCGCATCGACGCGCCACCGTTCCGGCGGGCCATCGACGCGGGCGTCGAATCGATCATGACGGCGCACATCGTGGTACCCGCGCTCGATCCCTCCGGCGACCCGGCCACGCTGTCCCCGACGATCCTCACCGGCGTACTGCGCGGCGAACTCGGCTTCCGGGGAGTCGTCGTCACCGACGCGCTGAACATGGCCGCCGTGCGGCGCAAGTACGGCGACGACCGGGTGCCCGTGCTGGCGCTCAAGGCCGGCGCCGACCAACTCCTGATGCCGCCGGACCTGCGGCTGGCGCGGGACGCGGTGCTGCGGGCCGTCGCCACCGGCGAGCTGACCGAGCGGCGCGTCGACGAGTCGGTCCGGCGCATCCTCGCGCTGAAGTACCGGCAGGGCCTGGCCCGTTCACCCCTGGTCGACGTCGAGCAGGCCGTACGCACGGTCGGGGCGCCCGCGCACCTCGCCGCCGTGGCACGGGTCACCGACCCGACCCTCACCGCCGTGCGCAACGACGCCGGGCTGCTGCCGCTTCGCCCCGGGCGGCGCTCGGTGCTGGTCACGGGCTGGAACAGCGCCGCCTTCGCGACGGTGGAGACCGTGGCCGGCGGATTCACCGCCCGCGACGCCCGGGTGACCGCCCGCCCCGCGACCCTGCCGTCGGACAAGGTGATCGCCGAGACGGCCGCCCTGGCCGCCGAGCACGATCTCACCGTCGTGCTGACCAACAAGGCGTGGGACACCGCCGTCACCGATCCACGCGGCACCCAGCAGCGGCTGGTCGCCGCCCTGCTCGGCGCGGGCAGGCCCGTGGTGGTGGTCGCGGTCCGGGATCCCTACGACATCGCGTACCTGCCGGGCGTGAGCACCTACCTGGCGACCTACTCGTACACGCGGGCGGCGATGGACGCCCTCGTCCGCGCGCTGCACGGCGAGCTGTCCCCCCGTGGCCGACTGCCCGTCACCATCGCCACGGCCGACGGCTCGGGCACCGTGCTGCACCCCTACGGCCACGGCACGAGCTGGTAG
- a CDS encoding alpha/beta fold hydrolase, whose translation MGGAGAGAAAVAPAPEPAAPASVGVQAVRQGNVTVDGATLRYTVTGSGSPLVLLHGWPQTSWSWHEVLPTLARQHTVITFDLPGLGASAVPAGGYDKATTARRIRQAVNQLGFTRVALIGHDLGAMVAYNYARDFPTEVSRIGVVESPLPGFGLEDFYGVSWHFLFNASPAPIPERIMDNEDVPTYLGMLFDRTQHPEAIDRSVYYRAYSDPARRTAGYEYYRAMKADAADNQAQAQAKRLTMPVLAMGAEAVFGPAVAASFQQVAADVRTVVAPDTGHWIPEENPAFFSACALLFFGPATGTPASPDLTGCAP comes from the coding sequence GTGGGCGGGGCCGGCGCCGGGGCTGCCGCCGTCGCGCCCGCGCCGGAGCCCGCCGCCCCGGCGAGCGTGGGCGTGCAGGCCGTACGCCAGGGCAACGTCACGGTCGACGGCGCCACCCTGCGCTACACCGTGACCGGCAGCGGCTCGCCGCTGGTGCTGCTGCACGGGTGGCCGCAGACGTCGTGGTCGTGGCACGAGGTGCTGCCCACCCTTGCCCGGCAGCACACCGTGATCACGTTCGACCTGCCCGGCCTGGGTGCCTCCGCCGTCCCGGCCGGCGGCTACGACAAGGCGACCACGGCGCGACGGATCCGCCAGGCGGTCAACCAACTCGGCTTCACCCGGGTGGCCCTGATCGGTCACGACCTCGGTGCGATGGTCGCCTACAACTACGCCCGCGACTTTCCCACGGAGGTCAGCCGGATCGGCGTCGTCGAAAGCCCGCTGCCGGGCTTCGGGCTGGAGGACTTCTACGGCGTCAGCTGGCACTTCCTCTTCAACGCCTCGCCCGCGCCCATCCCGGAGCGCATCATGGACAACGAGGACGTCCCGACCTATCTCGGAATGCTCTTCGACCGCACGCAGCATCCGGAGGCGATCGACCGCAGCGTCTACTACCGCGCGTATTCCGACCCGGCGAGGCGGACGGCGGGATACGAGTACTACCGGGCGATGAAGGCCGACGCCGCCGACAACCAGGCCCAGGCGCAGGCGAAGCGCCTGACCATGCCGGTGCTGGCCATGGGGGCCGAGGCCGTCTTCGGGCCGGCCGTCGCCGCCTCCTTCCAGCAGGTGGCCGCCGACGTCCGTACCGTCGTCGCCCCCGACACCGGCCACTGGATCCCCGAGGAGAACCCCGCCTTCTTCAGCGCCTGCGCGTTGCTGTTCTTCGGACCCGCCACCGGCACCCCGGCGAGCCCCGACCTCACCGGCTGCGCCCCCTGA
- a CDS encoding serine hydrolase domain-containing protein produces the protein MSSLRPLALRPLALGLAVAVSGAALAPTAAGAAPPPAGSAPPSVTPADIHFRHDTLRPGHAREVGLLPEHVDRMPADLAAYLAPTPDHPGHPAYAGAVVLAAKDGVVVQHAAVGSALRYAAVGPPPGLVGVELPADQQLPMRPDTIFDLASVSKLFTAVVTMQQVERGRVDLDAPVARYVPEFAAGGKETVTVRMLLTHTSGLPAFAPLWSRYATPAERFAAALATPLTAGVRPGTRYVYSDLGLIALGVLVERVSGRPLDALVADDVAAPLGMTDTGYNPGPQRRPRIAATEYQPYAGRGMVHGEVHDENAWSLGGVAGHAGVFSTAADLAVLCQTLLNGGEYRGRRILRPDTVRAMLINHNAPLEQAYPESDRGLGFELDKHWYMAGLSSPVAFGHTGFTGTSIVVDPLSHSFVILLSNRVHPDRGWGSNNVARRAVARDLAEAVPVRPRSREAWRADPRDLATATLTAPLRRAARGGTASFLLWYDTEPRYDSARVEVSTDGGTTWAPAPMVLRHSDRRWSSDGTVTGFGGRVWWQVSVELPELATHLRFSSTTDASSQGRGVYVDRIVAADRDGLLFAGEGGDAARLVPAGWSPART, from the coding sequence ATGTCGTCGCTGCGTCCGCTCGCGCTGCGCCCCCTCGCGCTCGGCCTGGCCGTGGCCGTGTCGGGCGCGGCCCTCGCCCCCACGGCCGCCGGGGCCGCACCGCCGCCGGCCGGTTCGGCACCGCCGAGCGTCACGCCCGCCGACATCCACTTCCGGCACGACACGCTGCGCCCCGGGCACGCCCGCGAGGTCGGCCTGCTGCCGGAACACGTGGACCGCATGCCCGCCGACCTGGCGGCGTACCTCGCCCCGACGCCGGACCACCCCGGCCATCCCGCGTACGCCGGTGCCGTGGTCCTGGCGGCCAAGGACGGCGTGGTCGTGCAGCACGCCGCGGTGGGTTCCGCCCTGAGGTACGCGGCAGTCGGGCCGCCGCCCGGGCTGGTCGGGGTGGAACTCCCCGCCGACCAGCAGCTCCCGATGCGGCCCGACACCATCTTCGACCTGGCCTCGGTGTCGAAGCTGTTCACCGCCGTCGTAACCATGCAGCAGGTCGAGCGCGGACGCGTGGACCTCGACGCGCCGGTCGCCCGGTACGTCCCCGAGTTCGCGGCCGGCGGCAAGGAGACCGTCACCGTACGGATGCTGCTCACCCACACCTCGGGGCTGCCCGCCTTCGCGCCACTGTGGAGCAGGTACGCCACGCCGGCGGAACGGTTCGCCGCCGCGCTCGCCACGCCGCTCACGGCCGGCGTGCGGCCCGGTACCCGCTACGTGTACTCCGACCTCGGGCTGATCGCGCTGGGCGTGCTGGTGGAACGGGTGAGCGGCCGGCCGTTGGACGCGCTCGTCGCCGACGACGTCGCGGCGCCGCTGGGCATGACCGACACGGGCTACAACCCGGGGCCGCAGCGGCGCCCACGGATCGCCGCCACGGAGTACCAGCCGTACGCCGGGCGGGGCATGGTGCACGGCGAGGTGCACGACGAGAACGCGTGGTCGCTCGGCGGGGTGGCCGGGCACGCCGGGGTGTTCTCCACGGCGGCGGACCTGGCCGTGCTCTGCCAGACCCTGCTCAACGGCGGCGAGTACCGTGGGCGACGGATCCTGCGCCCCGACACGGTGCGCGCCATGCTGATCAACCACAACGCCCCGCTGGAGCAGGCCTATCCCGAGAGCGACCGCGGGCTGGGCTTCGAACTCGACAAGCACTGGTACATGGCGGGACTCTCCTCCCCGGTGGCGTTCGGGCACACCGGCTTCACCGGCACGTCGATCGTCGTCGACCCCCTCTCCCACTCGTTCGTCATCCTGCTCAGCAACCGGGTGCACCCCGATCGCGGCTGGGGCAGCAACAACGTCGCCCGGCGCGCCGTCGCGCGCGACCTCGCCGAGGCGGTGCCGGTGCGGCCCCGCTCCCGCGAGGCCTGGCGCGCCGACCCGCGCGACCTCGCCACGGCCACCCTCACCGCCCCGCTGCGTCGGGCGGCGCGGGGCGGCACGGCCAGTTTCCTGCTCTGGTACGACACCGAGCCCCGCTACGACAGCGCCCGCGTGGAGGTCTCCACCGACGGGGGTACGACCTGGGCACCGGCGCCGATGGTGCTGCGCCACTCGGACCGGCGGTGGAGCAGCGACGGCACGGTCACCGGCTTCGGCGGCCGGGTCTGGTGGCAGGTCTCGGTCGAGCTGCCCGAACTGGCGACCCACCTGCGCTTCAGCAGCACCACCGACGCCTCCAGCCAGGGCCGGGGCGTCTACGTCGACCGGATCGTGGCGGCGGACCGGGACGGGCTCCTCTTCGCGGGCGAGGGCGGCGACGCCGCCCGGCTCGTTCCCGCCGGCTGGTCGCCCGCCCGCACCTGA
- a CDS encoding S8 family serine peptidase — MARSLVSAGAAMILAATGLAATGSGAQASPSDKIRPELTKELQGKTEGDFWIRFKDRADLGEAAAIKDWAKRGTAVADALKKTAANSQSKIRAELDGSGTKYETFWATNAIKVSGGSLTMAQSFAAHAEVEGLYAPVAYEVPEVTKGTDEKTVNALEWGVANINADDVWSQYGVKGAGITVANIDTGVQFNHPALVNSYRGNNGDGTFDHNYNWFRAAGSCAAPCDTNGHGTHTMGTMAGADGANQIGVAPEVKWIAANGCCPSDAALVTSGQWMLEPTDLNGQNPDASKRPNIINNSWGTTLPSNDPFMEDVTLAWTASGIFGVWSNGNSGSACQTSGSPGSLVSNYSAGAYDVNNNIASFSSRGAGQNGEIKPNIAAPGVNVRSSIPGSGYASYNGTSMAAPHLAGAIALLWSAAPALVGDVTATRALLDDSATDKAEAQCGGTADDNNVFGEGRLDALALLNGAPIGDSGTLAGKVTDATTGAPIAGATVSLTGAADRELTTGADGTYSSLLPVGDYQVAVAAFGYQAKTVPAAVARNATTTLDVALTAVPSVTVSGTVTDGSGHGWPLYAKVTVEGQSGVSDYTTPVNGRYSLKLPAGSTYDLKVESQYPGYQTVNKQVVVGAGNATANVAVPVQTNACTTAPGYRFGSDGEYETFDGSTVPAGWSVVDHAGSGQVWKFTDDGARGNLTGGTGNFAIIDSDEYGSGGKQDTSLVSPVVDLTGVTAPVIRFNQDYNWLGSDRADVDLSLDGGTTWTNVLRQAADVRGPKVTEIAVPQAAGQAQARVRFRYYDASYEWWWSVDNVLIGSQLTCEPIDGGLVLGHVRDKNDNGYVNGATVTSDDRPTEKATTVATPDDPGLADGFYWLFSTLTDTHRFTARAGSYVSQSKQVDVQADWATAANFQLAAGRLSVKPTQVTGSARMPSGKVTKSFTVTNTGGAPVAVEFSERAGGFELLRADGSRMSKQEVLGSQGAPVQRLEVPTSFAAKTSGKSTAAASPEAGPQAAPWTDIANYPAVVMDNRVVNLGGKVYSIAGGTGSASSAKNYAYDPVAQTWTAIADLPGARTAMTVGVLDGRIIATGGWAAAGPDGTTWSYDPAANTWTEKADNPAPRSAAGQAVAGGKLYAIGGCTTASCTPMSNDVVRYDPADDSWETLADYPKSVAFLSCGGIDGIVYCTGGNDGSAAQKASYAYDPGANTWTAIADAPADNWASSFAVANGKFLVVGGSQGGAITNVGFAYDPATSSWSSLPNANTARYRGGAACGFYKVGGSSGGFTATRDSEALPGFEECAASTADVSWMTIDKTAATLAPGEAVTVNVGMSANVDQPGTYTASVAIKENTPYTVEPVAVTLNVLQPTTWGKLMGTVTGTSCQGASSPIPGATVQVDSWAMSWTFATDAEGKYAYWMDRRNNPLTMIVAKDGWKPQTRQTRINTATPTVEDFALSPVRC; from the coding sequence TTGGCCAGATCCCTGGTCAGCGCCGGTGCGGCGATGATCCTCGCCGCGACAGGCCTGGCCGCGACCGGGTCAGGCGCACAGGCCTCCCCGTCCGACAAGATCCGGCCGGAGCTCACGAAGGAGCTCCAGGGCAAGACCGAGGGCGACTTCTGGATCCGCTTCAAGGACCGGGCCGACCTCGGCGAGGCCGCGGCGATCAAGGACTGGGCCAAGCGCGGGACCGCCGTCGCCGACGCACTGAAGAAGACCGCCGCCAACAGCCAGTCCAAGATCCGCGCCGAACTCGACGGCTCCGGAACGAAGTACGAGACCTTCTGGGCGACCAACGCGATCAAGGTCAGCGGCGGTTCGCTGACGATGGCGCAGAGCTTCGCCGCGCACGCCGAGGTCGAGGGCCTGTACGCCCCGGTCGCCTACGAGGTGCCCGAGGTCACCAAGGGCACCGACGAGAAGACGGTCAACGCCCTCGAGTGGGGCGTCGCGAACATCAACGCCGACGACGTCTGGTCCCAGTACGGCGTCAAGGGCGCCGGCATCACGGTGGCCAACATCGACACCGGCGTCCAGTTCAACCACCCCGCGCTGGTGAACTCCTACCGGGGCAACAACGGCGACGGCACGTTCGACCACAACTACAACTGGTTCCGCGCCGCCGGTTCCTGCGCCGCGCCCTGCGACACCAACGGCCACGGCACGCACACGATGGGCACGATGGCCGGCGCCGACGGTGCCAACCAGATCGGTGTCGCCCCCGAGGTGAAGTGGATCGCGGCCAACGGCTGCTGCCCCAGCGACGCGGCACTGGTCACGTCCGGGCAGTGGATGCTCGAGCCGACGGACCTCAACGGCCAGAACCCGGACGCCAGCAAGCGGCCGAACATCATCAACAACTCGTGGGGAACCACGCTGCCCTCCAACGACCCGTTCATGGAGGACGTGACGCTGGCGTGGACCGCGTCGGGCATCTTCGGTGTCTGGTCCAACGGCAACAGCGGTTCGGCGTGCCAGACCAGCGGCTCACCGGGCAGCCTGGTCAGCAACTACTCGGCGGGCGCCTACGACGTCAACAACAACATCGCCAGCTTCTCGTCCCGGGGCGCCGGCCAGAACGGCGAGATCAAGCCCAACATCGCGGCGCCCGGCGTGAACGTCCGGTCGAGCATTCCGGGCAGCGGCTACGCCAGCTACAACGGCACCTCGATGGCCGCCCCGCACCTCGCCGGCGCGATCGCGCTGCTGTGGTCCGCCGCGCCGGCGCTCGTCGGCGACGTCACCGCCACCCGCGCGCTGCTCGACGACTCGGCGACCGACAAGGCCGAGGCGCAGTGCGGCGGCACCGCCGACGACAACAACGTGTTCGGCGAGGGCCGGCTGGACGCGCTCGCACTGCTCAACGGCGCCCCGATCGGCGACAGCGGCACGCTGGCCGGCAAGGTCACCGACGCGACCACCGGCGCCCCGATCGCGGGCGCCACGGTGAGCCTGACCGGCGCCGCCGACCGCGAGCTGACCACCGGTGCGGACGGGACCTACTCGTCGCTGCTGCCGGTCGGCGACTACCAGGTCGCCGTGGCGGCGTTCGGCTACCAGGCGAAGACCGTACCGGCGGCGGTCGCCCGCAACGCGACCACGACGCTCGACGTGGCCCTGACCGCGGTGCCGAGCGTCACCGTCAGCGGAACCGTCACCGACGGATCCGGGCACGGTTGGCCGCTCTACGCGAAGGTCACCGTGGAGGGCCAGTCGGGCGTGTCCGACTACACCACGCCCGTCAACGGCCGCTACAGCCTCAAGCTGCCGGCCGGCAGCACCTACGACCTGAAGGTCGAGTCGCAGTACCCGGGCTACCAGACGGTGAACAAGCAGGTCGTGGTCGGCGCGGGCAACGCCACGGCCAACGTGGCGGTGCCGGTGCAGACCAACGCCTGCACCACGGCGCCGGGCTACCGGTTCGGCTCCGACGGTGAGTACGAGACCTTCGACGGCAGCACCGTGCCGGCCGGCTGGTCCGTGGTGGACCACGCGGGCAGCGGCCAGGTCTGGAAGTTCACCGACGACGGCGCCCGGGGCAACCTGACCGGGGGCACCGGCAACTTCGCGATCATCGACAGCGACGAGTACGGCTCCGGCGGCAAGCAGGACACCTCGCTGGTCAGCCCGGTCGTCGACCTGACCGGCGTCACGGCACCGGTCATCCGGTTCAACCAGGACTACAACTGGCTGGGCAGCGACCGCGCGGACGTCGACCTCAGCCTCGACGGCGGGACGACGTGGACCAACGTGCTCCGGCAGGCCGCCGACGTGCGCGGCCCGAAGGTCACCGAGATCGCCGTACCGCAGGCCGCCGGCCAGGCCCAGGCCCGGGTCCGGTTCCGCTACTACGACGCCTCGTACGAGTGGTGGTGGTCGGTCGACAACGTGCTGATCGGCAGCCAGCTCACCTGCGAGCCGATCGACGGCGGTCTGGTGCTCGGCCACGTCCGTGACAAGAACGACAACGGCTACGTCAACGGCGCCACCGTCACCAGCGACGACCGGCCGACGGAGAAGGCCACCACCGTGGCGACGCCGGACGACCCGGGGCTGGCGGACGGCTTCTACTGGCTGTTCTCGACGCTGACGGACACCCACAGATTCACCGCCCGGGCCGGCAGCTACGTCAGCCAGAGCAAGCAGGTCGACGTCCAGGCAGACTGGGCCACCGCGGCGAACTTCCAGCTCGCGGCCGGCCGACTGTCGGTCAAGCCGACCCAGGTCACCGGCTCGGCCCGGATGCCCAGCGGCAAGGTCACCAAGTCGTTCACGGTGACCAACACCGGCGGGGCCCCGGTCGCCGTCGAGTTCAGCGAGCGCGCCGGCGGGTTCGAGCTGCTGCGGGCCGACGGGTCCCGGATGAGCAAGCAGGAGGTGCTCGGCTCCCAGGGCGCGCCGGTGCAGCGGCTCGAGGTCCCGACCTCGTTCGCGGCGAAGACGTCCGGTAAGTCGACGGCGGCGGCGTCGCCCGAGGCCGGCCCGCAGGCCGCGCCCTGGACCGACATCGCCAACTACCCGGCCGTGGTGATGGACAACCGGGTGGTCAACCTCGGCGGCAAGGTGTACTCCATCGCCGGCGGCACCGGCTCGGCGTCCTCGGCGAAGAACTACGCCTACGACCCGGTCGCGCAGACCTGGACCGCGATCGCCGATCTGCCCGGTGCACGTACCGCCATGACGGTGGGCGTCCTGGACGGCAGGATCATCGCGACCGGCGGTTGGGCGGCGGCCGGCCCGGACGGCACCACCTGGTCGTACGACCCGGCGGCCAACACCTGGACGGAGAAGGCCGACAACCCGGCGCCGCGCTCCGCGGCGGGCCAGGCGGTCGCGGGCGGCAAGCTGTACGCCATCGGCGGCTGCACCACCGCGTCCTGCACGCCGATGTCGAACGACGTCGTGCGCTACGACCCGGCCGACGACAGCTGGGAGACCCTGGCCGACTACCCGAAGTCGGTGGCCTTCCTCTCTTGCGGCGGGATCGACGGCATCGTCTACTGCACCGGAGGCAACGACGGCTCCGCCGCGCAGAAGGCGAGCTACGCCTACGACCCGGGCGCCAACACCTGGACGGCCATCGCGGACGCGCCGGCCGACAACTGGGCCAGCTCGTTCGCCGTGGCCAACGGCAAGTTCCTGGTCGTCGGCGGCTCCCAGGGCGGTGCCATCACCAACGTCGGCTTCGCCTACGACCCGGCCACCTCCTCGTGGTCGAGCCTGCCGAACGCCAACACCGCCCGCTACCGTGGCGGCGCGGCGTGCGGCTTCTACAAGGTCGGTGGCTCCTCCGGCGGCTTCACCGCGACGCGGGACAGCGAGGCGCTGCCCGGCTTCGAGGAGTGCGCCGCCAGCACCGCCGACGTCAGCTGGATGACGATCGACAAGACGGCGGCCACCCTGGCGCCGGGCGAGGCCGTCACGGTCAACGTCGGCATGTCCGCGAACGTGGACCAGCCCGGCACGTACACCGCCTCGGTCGCCATCAAGGAGAACACCCCCTACACGGTGGAGCCGGTCGCGGTCACGCTGAACGTGCTGCAGCCGACGACCTGGGGCAAGCTGATGGGTACGGTCACCGGGACGAGCTGCCAGGGCGCCAGCTCGCCGATCCCCGGTGCCACCGTGCAGGTCGACTCGTGGGCGATGTCCTGGACGTTCGCCACGGACGCCGAGGGCAAGTACGCCTACTGGATGGACCGTCGGAACAACCCGTTGACGATGATCGTCGCCAAGGACGGCTGGAAGCCCCAGACCCGCCAGACGAGGATCAACACCGCCACCCCCACGGTGGAGGACTTCGCGTTGTCGCCCGTACGCTGCTGA